A part of Xenopus tropicalis strain Nigerian chromosome 4, UCB_Xtro_10.0, whole genome shotgun sequence genomic DNA contains:
- the chrm1 gene encoding muscarinic acetylcholine receptor M1: protein MLALHQNAGQEMVTQWPPTMASSTVTPLTSNATEEYDPLGGHAVWEVVLIVITTGILSLVTVIGNVLVLLAFKVNSDLKTVNNYFLLSLACADIIIGALSMNLYTTYIVMGRWALGPVSCDLWLALDYVASNASVMNLLIISFDRYFSITRPLTYRAKRTPRRAAIMIGMAWFISFVLWAPAIIFWQYIVGERTVEATDCYIQFFSQPIITFGTAIAAFYLPVTIMIILYWRVYRETENRSKELAGLQGSGTDHTSHPLALGSVRSGSSSGAGESERLSRGQRTVPRAKQGCCFPRQLTSNPSLRSYPEHRSNGSCNTMEDAASADSLSSSSEAEDRPYEMKNICSAVIRLPMVSSVVGTPKGSRGSSDTLGRGDIEAETNGGKSEVTRKTSRAQVTALPSTIIRAKSEKNHHGKRKSNSLIKEKKAAKTLSAILLAFILTWTPYNIMVLVSTFCPDCVPKKLWELGYWLCYVNSTVNPMCYALCNRSFRRTFKMLLLCRWDKRKWRAHKHPAPFFRTPSQ from the coding sequence ATGTTGGCCCTGCATCAGAATGCTGGGCAAGAGATGGTGACCCAGTGGCCTCCAACCATGGCCAGTTCCACAGTTACCCCATTGACCTCAAATGCTACAGAAGAATACGATCCTTTAGGTGGACATGCGGTTTGGGAAGTGGTCCTCATTGTTATTACGACCGGCATCCTGTCTTTGGTTACAGTCATTGGGAATGTCCTTGTTCTCTTAGCTTTCAAGGTCAACAGTGATTTAAAAACAGTCAACAATTACTTTCTGCTCAGTTTGGCCTGTGCTGATATCATCATTGGTGCATTGTCCATGAATTTATATACCACATACATTGTTATGGGGCGGTGGGCACTGGGCCCTGTCTCCTGCGACCTGTGGCTGGCACTAGATTATGTTGCAAGCAATGCATCTGTCATGAACCTGCTGATCATCAGTTTTGACCGCTACTTCTCTATAACACGGCCACTTACATATAGAGCTAAGAGGACACCAAGGAGAGCTGCAATTATGATTGGCATGGCATGGTTCATCTCTTTTGTGCTATGGGCTCCTGCCATAATATTCTGGCAGTACATTGTGGGTGAGAGGACAGTGGAAGCCACCGATTGCTACATACAGTTCTTTAGCCAGCCTATCATCACCTTTGGCACTGCTATTGCTGCCTTTTACCTACCAGTTACCATTATGATTATACTATATTGGAGGGTTTACAGAGAAACAGAGAACCGAAGCAAAGAATTGGCAGGGTTGCAGGGTTCAGGGACAGATCATACTTCCCACCCTCTTGCTTTGGGTAGCGTCAGAAGTGGAAGCAGCAGTGGAGCTGGAGAATCTGAAAGACTATCAAGAGGGCAAAGGACGGTGCCAAGAGCTAAGCAGGGGTGTTGTTTCCCTCGTCAGCTTACTTCTAACCCATCTCTCAGGAGTTACCCAGAACATCGAAGCAATGGCAGTTGTAACACCATGGAAGATGCTGCCTCTGCAGACTCTCTCTCTTCCTCTTCTGAAGCAGAGGATCGTCCATATGAAATGAAGAACATCTGTTCAGCAGTCATACGGCTTCCCATGGTCAGCTCTGTCGTAGGGACACCCAAAGGCTCAAGGGGATCTAGCGACACTTTGGGAAGAGGTGATATTGAGGCGGAGACCAATGGTGGGAAAAGCGAGGTTACAAGGAAAACATCCAGGGCGCAAGTCACTGCTCTGCCCTCAACCATCATCAGAGCCAAGTCTGAAAAAAATCATCATGGGAAGAGAAAAAGCAACTCTCTCATAAAGGAGAAGAAGGCAGCAAAGACATTAAGTGCCATTTTGCTGGCTTTTATTTTGACATGGACCCCATACAATATAATGGTGTTAGTGTCCACATTCTGTCCGGATTGTGTTCCAAAGAAATTATGGGAGCTAGGTTACTGGCTGTGCTACGTCAACAGCACAGTCAACCCAATGTGTTATGCACTCTGCAACCGATCTTTCAGACGCACTTTTAAAATGCTGCTTCTTTGTCGGTGGGACAAGCGCAAGTGGAGAGCACACAAACATCCAGCACCTTTCTTCAGGACTCCATCACAATGA